From the genome of Candidatus Nitrosocosmicus oleophilus, one region includes:
- a CDS encoding CAP domain-containing protein, which translates to MYKKVPKGLALILYITIFLTVLSYMVQISQAQSKTDLENTMLNIHNQERAAVGVQPLTWSNSLATDSQSWANHLTTLGLVCDDQRCDATPHGAKNENIASGVAGLNSPVELAQLWADEKSKYDDGQRSGPGIGHYTAMVWQNTHEVGCGFSSAGGMDFLVCRYSPPGNILGQTPFG; encoded by the coding sequence ATGTATAAAAAAGTACCTAAAGGATTAGCATTAATTTTGTATATTACGATATTTTTGACAGTGTTATCGTATATGGTGCAGATCTCACAAGCCCAATCAAAGACAGATCTCGAAAATACCATGCTAAATATCCATAACCAAGAGCGCGCAGCCGTTGGAGTTCAGCCACTGACTTGGAGCAACAGCCTCGCGACCGACTCCCAGAGTTGGGCTAATCATTTGACGACACTTGGGCTTGTATGCGATGACCAACGATGCGATGCTACTCCCCACGGTGCTAAAAACGAGAACATTGCTTCGGGGGTCGCTGGCCTCAATTCTCCTGTGGAACTAGCCCAATTGTGGGCCGACGAAAAGTCGAAGTATGACGACGGCCAACGTTCTGGGCCAGGTATTGGTCATTATACTGCGATGGTATGGCAGAACACCCATGAGGTCGGCTGCGGGTTCTCCAGCGCCGGTGGAATGGACTTTCTAGTGTGCCGCTACAGCCCTCCGGGCAACATTCTGGGGCAGACACCATTTGGATAA
- a CDS encoding cache domain-containing protein — MYHHLQNVFSQVTESSSKSTTFINSNTTGLELLNDTNIKLLDSLGLATVYQPLEREIVKIMDIAYQSMNLTNSFGTFPLSNLTADMQQKYRGIPSDQDIDKRNEAKSLLEANPYLSFIGMTFPNGDTYFSEPYYPSHANSSAYNYGYRDHIIGALESKHPYFNNVITAASTGKPLVVLASPIFSGETVNNTMIGLLALGFNLKQFDNLIKSESLDLNDTRLLLMDNNGTEISDSEFNTSKLETFKGLQSIDKARSGPVGSIVEFINGRNISVSYAPIDITQSKWILLSITPN; from the coding sequence TTGTATCATCATCTACAAAACGTATTTTCGCAAGTTACTGAATCCTCATCTAAGAGTACTACGTTTATTAATTCCAATACTACAGGATTAGAACTGCTAAATGATACAAATATAAAACTTTTAGACAGCCTTGGGCTCGCCACGGTTTACCAACCACTGGAAAGAGAAATTGTAAAAATAATGGATATTGCCTATCAATCGATGAATTTAACTAATTCTTTTGGGACATTTCCTTTATCAAATCTCACTGCCGATATGCAACAAAAGTATCGCGGGATACCGAGCGATCAGGATATAGACAAAAGAAATGAAGCCAAAAGTCTTCTTGAAGCCAATCCCTACTTATCATTCATCGGAATGACTTTTCCGAATGGAGATACTTATTTTAGTGAACCTTACTATCCGTCTCACGCAAATAGTTCTGCTTACAATTACGGGTATAGAGATCACATTATAGGTGCATTAGAATCTAAACATCCATATTTTAACAACGTTATCACTGCAGCTTCAACTGGTAAACCGCTAGTTGTACTAGCTAGTCCCATTTTTTCAGGAGAGACAGTGAATAATACTATGATAGGATTACTAGCACTAGGATTCAACTTGAAGCAATTTGATAATTTGATAAAATCAGAATCCTTAGATCTGAATGATACTAGGCTATTACTTATGGATAATAACGGTACTGAAATATCTGATTCAGAATTTAATACAAGTAAACTAGAAACATTCAAGGGCCTTCAGAGCATTGATAAAGCCAGAAGCGGCCCAGTAGGATCCATTGTGGAATTCATTAATGGCAGAAATATTTCTGTTTCTTATGCGCCAATTGACATAACTCAATCTAAATGGATATTGCTATCCATCACGCCTAACTAA
- a CDS encoding alpha/beta fold hydrolase gives MVTSKPQNIVFVHGSCHGGWCWKKILPYFDSNEFNIYSPTLTGLGERSHLANETTDLYTHIEDILQVFKYEDLFDVILVGHSYAGMVISGVAEMIPDKIKLLIYLDAYIPQDGKTAFDLVPGLLDLYKGRIMQDQDKPWLVRSYTPVEFGLSDKKDIEWVEPKLVPMPWHTHTQPLVVHNKQTMKIPKAFITSAEFGEGMFQRQNEEEKCKWDCYELKRGHDVMITAPEELSRIILNIVSKEK, from the coding sequence ATGGTTACATCTAAACCTCAGAATATTGTATTTGTTCATGGTTCATGTCACGGGGGCTGGTGTTGGAAGAAAATATTACCCTATTTTGATTCTAATGAATTCAATATCTATTCACCAACCCTTACCGGGTTAGGTGAAAGAAGCCACCTTGCAAATGAAACGACTGATCTCTATACCCATATAGAAGACATTTTACAAGTATTCAAGTATGAAGATCTTTTTGATGTGATTCTAGTGGGCCATAGTTATGCAGGAATGGTAATAAGTGGAGTTGCAGAAATGATTCCTGACAAAATTAAACTATTGATATATCTCGATGCTTATATTCCTCAAGATGGAAAAACAGCTTTTGATCTTGTTCCTGGACTATTGGATCTATACAAAGGAAGAATTATGCAGGATCAAGATAAACCTTGGCTTGTAAGGTCTTATACACCTGTTGAATTTGGTCTCTCAGACAAAAAGGACATTGAATGGGTGGAACCAAAACTCGTTCCTATGCCATGGCATACACATACCCAACCTCTTGTAGTTCATAACAAACAAACAATGAAAATCCCAAAGGCATTCATTACTTCAGCGGAGTTCGGAGAAGGCATGTTTCAAAGACAAAATGAGGAAGAAAAGTGCAAATGGGATTGTTATGAACTCAAAAGGGGTCACGATGTTATGATCACAGCTCCAGAAGAACTGTCAAGGATAATATTGAACATAGTATCTAAAGAAAAATAG
- a CDS encoding VOC family protein, whose product MEMKLELVAIPVTDVDRARDFYKDKVGFNLDHDHTVNENLRFIQMTPPGSACSICFGIGIADSMKPGSIKGLQMVVKDAQAAHDELKKRGVNVTDVDIQVWGKFIYFNDPDGNAWALQELPPRGQFKV is encoded by the coding sequence ATGGAAATGAAACTTGAATTGGTTGCAATTCCGGTAACAGACGTGGATCGTGCACGTGATTTTTATAAAGATAAAGTAGGTTTTAATTTAGACCATGACCATACGGTGAACGAGAATCTACGTTTTATTCAAATGACACCACCGGGTTCTGCATGTTCAATTTGCTTTGGGATTGGTATTGCAGACAGCATGAAACCTGGTAGCATTAAGGGTTTACAGATGGTAGTCAAGGATGCTCAGGCCGCTCATGATGAACTTAAAAAGCGTGGAGTGAATGTTACAGATGTCGATATACAAGTCTGGGGAAAGTTCATTTATTTTAATGATCCGGATGGCAACGCTTGGGCCCTTCAGGAATTACCTCCGCGTGGCCAATTTAAAGTGTAG